Proteins encoded by one window of Halobaculum halobium:
- the msrA gene encoding peptide-methionine (S)-S-oxide reductase MsrA, giving the protein MTENATFGGGCFWCIEAAVEEIEGVESVTSGYAGGHTENPSYREVCTGETGHAEVVQVAYDPDAVSYEKLLEVFFTVHDPTQLNRQGPDVGSQYRSIVLYHDDEQRALAESYIEALDEEGGYEDDVVTELEPLATFYRAEEKHQDYFAKNPNDAYCTMHAQPKIDKVREKFAEMHQA; this is encoded by the coding sequence ATGACGGAGAACGCCACGTTCGGCGGCGGCTGCTTCTGGTGTATCGAGGCTGCGGTTGAGGAGATCGAGGGCGTCGAGAGCGTCACCTCCGGGTACGCCGGTGGCCACACCGAGAACCCGTCCTACCGGGAGGTCTGTACGGGCGAGACGGGGCACGCGGAGGTCGTCCAGGTCGCGTACGACCCGGACGCAGTCTCCTACGAGAAGCTGCTGGAGGTGTTTTTCACCGTCCACGACCCGACGCAGTTGAACCGCCAGGGGCCCGACGTCGGCAGCCAGTACCGTTCGATCGTGCTCTATCACGACGACGAGCAGCGCGCGCTGGCCGAGTCGTACATCGAGGCACTCGACGAGGAAGGCGGATACGAGGACGACGTCGTCACCGAACTCGAACCGCTGGCGACGTTCTACCGCGCCGAGGAGAAGCACCAAGACTACTTCGCGAAGAATCCGAACGACGCCTACTGCACGATGCACGCCCAACCGAAGATCGACAAGGTGCGCGAGAAATTCGCCGAGATGCACCAAGCGTGA
- a CDS encoding CHY zinc finger protein, with the protein MRRLVYGTAVRGVDVGTETRCAHYDGPTDVIALRLGCCGEFFPCAECHDAVAGHEREPWPRDRFDEPAVLCGACGATLSVDEYRDAAFACPACDAEFNPGCAAHYDQYFEGVDPAR; encoded by the coding sequence GTGCGACGACTCGTCTACGGCACTGCCGTTCGCGGCGTCGACGTCGGCACCGAGACTCGCTGTGCCCACTACGACGGACCGACGGACGTGATCGCCCTACGGCTCGGCTGCTGTGGGGAGTTCTTCCCGTGTGCAGAGTGCCACGACGCCGTCGCGGGACACGAGCGCGAGCCGTGGCCACGCGACCGCTTCGACGAGCCCGCGGTGCTGTGTGGCGCCTGCGGAGCGACGCTGTCCGTCGACGAGTACCGTGACGCCGCGTTCGCCTGCCCGGCCTGCGACGCCGAGTTCAACCCCGGCTGTGCAGCGCACTACGATCAGTACTTCGAGGGCGTCGACCCAGCCCGATAG
- a CDS encoding cytochrome P450 encodes MSKQGELPPTPSGLPVLGNAVGFASNPFGFVRESVRSTGDVVRLRFPGTDVVILAHPDHVESALLNREAFGKLDDFSVAFGDALLAVEGDRWRRQRHAMESFFSPSRVREHAEVMVTLAGQRAERWTDGATVRVDEEMRTLALRNLFEVVLGDAPPAEELDELAETAHALNRWFEPTSWVLPTWVPTPARRSFRRGVAAMREHARSLLASEDGGPDDGSLLARLAALRDDPDSGFDEAEVLDQVVGMVFAGHETTALSLTFALHLLGANPAVERRVVEELDETLDGPPTATDLDELSVLDRVVHETMRLYPPVHAIPRVAREPVSVGGYTLPADTTVLLSTWSLHRDPRWYDEPETFDPTRWRSTTPRERGYAFVPFGGGPRICLGRHLAELELKATLATICRRYRLDATGSLSVSPQMTTQPDGPVTVRVRDRQ; translated from the coding sequence ATGTCGAAGCAAGGGGAGCTCCCGCCGACGCCGTCTGGCCTTCCGGTGCTCGGAAACGCCGTCGGGTTCGCGAGCAACCCGTTCGGGTTCGTTCGCGAGTCCGTCCGGTCGACGGGCGACGTGGTCCGCCTTCGGTTCCCCGGGACCGACGTGGTCATCCTCGCGCACCCCGACCACGTAGAGTCGGCCCTCCTGAATCGCGAGGCGTTCGGGAAGCTCGACGACTTCTCGGTCGCGTTCGGTGACGCGCTGCTCGCGGTCGAGGGAGACCGGTGGCGGCGACAGCGTCACGCCATGGAGTCGTTCTTCAGCCCATCCCGGGTCCGCGAGCACGCGGAGGTGATGGTCACGCTCGCGGGCCAACGAGCCGAGCGGTGGACGGACGGGGCGACGGTTCGGGTCGACGAGGAGATGCGAACGCTCGCGCTCCGGAATCTGTTCGAGGTCGTCCTCGGAGACGCGCCGCCGGCCGAGGAGCTCGACGAGCTCGCGGAGACAGCCCACGCGCTGAACCGGTGGTTCGAACCGACCTCGTGGGTGTTGCCGACGTGGGTTCCGACGCCTGCCCGTCGATCGTTTCGCCGCGGCGTCGCGGCGATGCGCGAGCACGCGCGTTCCCTGCTCGCCAGCGAAGACGGCGGCCCCGACGACGGGAGCCTGCTCGCCAGGCTCGCCGCCCTCCGCGACGACCCCGACTCGGGGTTTGACGAGGCGGAGGTGCTCGATCAGGTCGTCGGGATGGTGTTCGCCGGTCACGAGACGACGGCGCTCTCGCTCACGTTCGCGCTCCACCTGCTCGGCGCCAACCCCGCGGTCGAACGGCGAGTGGTCGAGGAACTCGACGAGACACTCGACGGACCGCCGACGGCGACGGACCTCGACGAACTGTCCGTTCTCGACCGGGTGGTTCACGAGACGATGCGACTGTACCCGCCGGTGCACGCGATCCCGCGGGTCGCCAGGGAACCGGTTTCTGTCGGCGGGTACACTCTCCCCGCGGACACGACGGTGCTGCTCAGCACGTGGAGCCTGCACCGGGACCCGCGGTGGTACGACGAGCCCGAGACGTTCGACCCGACGCGGTGGCGGTCGACGACGCCGCGCGAGCGTGGCTACGCGTTCGTCCCGTTCGGCGGCGGCCCGCGGATCTGTCTCGGTCGGCACCTCGCAGAGCTGGAGCTGAAGGCGACGCTGGCGACGATCTGCCGGCGCTATCGGCTCGACGCGACTGGGTCGCTCTCGGTCTCGCCGCAGATGACCACGCAGCCGGATGGCCCGGTGACGGTTCGAGTCCGCGACCGCCAGTGA
- a CDS encoding class I SAM-dependent methyltransferase gives MSATTDPGLDYVNPAAAYGFDASYHHNVPNWDIGRPQRAFVALAEAGRIGRRVIEVGCGTGELSLFLARRGHKVLGVDVAPTAIRQAREKARWRRIPAHFLVWDALRLDALGVGADTVVDSAMLHCLGPMERRLSTEAIRRTLRPGGDYFLLCDARDDGVAPTWASLSRADLRALFRPDRGWELSFVSDTVFERRGTRNPAFLVGARRTR, from the coding sequence GTGTCGGCCACGACGGATCCGGGACTCGACTACGTCAACCCCGCGGCCGCCTACGGCTTCGACGCCAGCTATCACCACAACGTACCCAACTGGGACATCGGTCGGCCTCAGCGCGCGTTCGTCGCGCTCGCGGAGGCGGGGCGGATCGGTCGGCGGGTGATCGAGGTCGGCTGCGGCACGGGCGAACTGTCGCTGTTTCTCGCGCGACGAGGACACAAGGTGCTCGGCGTCGACGTGGCGCCGACGGCGATCCGACAGGCGCGCGAGAAGGCGCGCTGGCGACGCATCCCCGCGCACTTCCTCGTGTGGGACGCGCTTCGACTCGACGCCCTCGGCGTCGGCGCCGATACCGTCGTCGACTCCGCGATGCTGCACTGTCTCGGCCCGATGGAGCGGCGGCTGTCGACCGAAGCGATCCGTCGGACGCTGCGCCCCGGCGGCGACTACTTCCTGTTGTGTGACGCCCGTGACGACGGCGTCGCCCCGACGTGGGCGTCGCTGTCGCGGGCGGACCTCCGTGCGCTGTTCCGCCCAGACCGCGGCTGGGAGCTGTCGTTCGTGTCCGACACGGTGTTCGAGCGTCGCGGGACGCGGAACCCGGCGTTCCTCGTCGGGGCGCGGCGAACGCGGTGA